The following are from one region of the Rhodanobacter sp. LX-99 genome:
- a CDS encoding DNA-primase RepB domain-containing protein: MKRPAENEAAPIVQDRGGEMQTNGRGLHVDVSAAALFLQWTDPATSDFCFRTFPDLGNGTGRNYTGSLLQHAEALVADSAAGRGVFVVVNQGGHKAREITRVRAVFADLDGAPLAPVLACDLQAHMVVESSPGRFHAYWLCDGLPLAQFKPLQQAIAARFGSDASVCDLPRVMRLPGFIHVKGSPFMSRVLHWNAHPRFTAEQLLEAFPPTTRQQAPAVERADSEPIETGRHEDLLSLSRKLVLAGLQRGEAIATLKAMADAGRWSREMAPDEIARAVAGAVEHLTAGDWSPVVDPAEIFGHQPLPAEAGGGVCCAPSI; encoded by the coding sequence ATGAAACGACCCGCTGAAAATGAAGCCGCCCCGATCGTGCAGGACCGAGGCGGCGAGATGCAGACCAATGGGCGCGGGCTGCACGTGGATGTTAGCGCCGCGGCCTTGTTCCTCCAATGGACCGATCCGGCAACTTCAGACTTTTGCTTCCGCACTTTTCCCGATTTGGGAAACGGCACAGGTCGCAACTACACCGGCTCGCTACTGCAGCATGCGGAAGCACTGGTCGCCGACAGCGCCGCAGGCCGCGGCGTGTTCGTGGTGGTCAATCAGGGCGGACACAAGGCGCGCGAGATAACCCGCGTTCGTGCCGTGTTCGCTGACCTTGATGGCGCACCCCTCGCACCCGTGCTGGCCTGCGACCTGCAGGCGCATATGGTTGTCGAGTCCAGCCCCGGCCGCTTCCATGCCTACTGGCTCTGTGATGGACTGCCGCTGGCGCAGTTCAAGCCGCTGCAACAGGCCATCGCCGCCCGCTTCGGTAGCGATGCCAGTGTGTGCGACTTGCCCCGCGTGATGCGCCTGCCCGGATTCATCCACGTGAAGGGCTCGCCTTTCATGTCCCGCGTACTGCATTGGAACGCGCACCCGCGGTTCACTGCGGAGCAGCTGCTGGAAGCCTTTCCGCCGACCACTCGCCAGCAAGCGCCCGCGGTCGAGCGTGCCGACAGTGAGCCGATCGAGACCGGCCGCCACGAAGATCTGCTGAGCTTGTCGCGCAAGCTGGTGCTGGCTGGGCTGCAACGCGGGGAAGCGATCGCCACACTGAAAGCAATGGCCGATGCAGGGCGGTGGTCGCGCGAGATGGCGCCCGATGAAATTGCACGGGCGGTCGCGGGCGCAGTAGAGCATCTGACGGCGGGTGACTGGTCGCCCGTAGTCGATCCCGCGGAGATATTCGGCCATCAGCCACTGCCAGCTGAGGCCGGGGGGGGGGTGTGTTGCGCCCCGTCGATCTGA
- a CDS encoding helix-turn-helix domain-containing protein, with translation MNTTQENLTPREAAAVLKRSPVTLERWRRLRRGPPFLRVCGRVLYRAGDIAGWLDSQRQEPEPQA, from the coding sequence ATGAATACCACGCAAGAAAATCTCACTCCCCGCGAAGCGGCGGCAGTTCTGAAGCGTTCGCCGGTGACTCTCGAACGCTGGCGCCGGCTGCGCCGCGGCCCGCCGTTCCTGCGAGTCTGCGGCCGGGTGCTATACCGTGCCGGTGACATCGCCGGCTGGCTGGATTCGCAGCGGCAGGAACCGGAGCCGCAAGCATGA
- a CDS encoding integrase family protein — protein MAKLKIDDKTVRNLGVPAKGNRIDYDVPKGERDRDFVRGFAVRTTAAGTRTFLLVYVTADGRERRQKIGDFGPHTVTTARDAARKLRLQVDSGGDPFAASKQARAKADVGRARAAATLGGLLGAYVDQLRRAKKPSADKVEGEIHRTVRDPFAALWKAPADSVTLDDLVRVLNKLTRAGKWRQAEKTRSYIRAAYTAASASRGNAATADLYASFAHVANIGRDLGTITRPKHDDDAPADMAKRALSVAELVAYWKRIKAMTGPHGALLRFHLLTGAQRCEQLARLTAGRFDRDAGTVTLLDGKGRRLQMREHIVPLLPDAVTALDAMTGDAGAYLFTLDAGKHGAGYHTVRTIVGQVAADMVEAGEVAATFTPGELRITVETRLAAAGVSRETRAQLQSHGLGGVQGKHYDKHSYMDEKREALATLRQLLEPAGKVVLMRRKRA, from the coding sequence ATGGCCAAGCTCAAGATCGACGACAAGACGGTGCGCAACCTGGGCGTGCCAGCGAAGGGAAACCGCATTGACTACGACGTGCCGAAGGGTGAGCGAGACCGCGACTTTGTGCGCGGCTTCGCGGTGCGAACCACCGCCGCCGGTACGCGGACGTTCCTGCTGGTGTACGTGACCGCCGACGGCCGCGAGCGCCGGCAGAAGATCGGCGACTTCGGCCCGCATACCGTGACCACCGCGCGCGACGCTGCCCGCAAATTGCGCCTGCAGGTGGACAGCGGTGGGGATCCGTTCGCGGCCAGCAAGCAAGCGCGCGCGAAAGCTGACGTGGGGCGCGCGCGGGCTGCGGCTACGTTGGGCGGGTTGCTGGGTGCCTACGTCGACCAGCTACGCCGCGCCAAGAAACCGAGCGCCGATAAGGTCGAGGGGGAGATTCACCGCACAGTGCGCGACCCCTTCGCCGCGCTGTGGAAAGCGCCAGCCGATAGCGTGACGCTGGATGACCTTGTGCGCGTGCTCAACAAACTGACGCGGGCGGGGAAGTGGCGGCAGGCGGAAAAGACCCGCAGTTATATCCGCGCCGCCTACACGGCCGCCAGCGCATCGCGCGGGAACGCCGCGACCGCTGACCTATATGCATCGTTTGCCCACGTCGCCAACATCGGGCGCGACCTTGGAACGATCACCCGGCCCAAGCACGACGACGACGCCCCTGCAGATATGGCAAAACGCGCGCTGTCGGTGGCCGAGCTGGTCGCCTACTGGAAACGCATCAAGGCCATGACCGGCCCGCATGGCGCGCTGCTGCGCTTCCACCTGCTGACCGGTGCGCAGCGATGCGAACAGCTGGCCCGGCTCACCGCGGGGCGCTTCGACCGGGATGCTGGCACCGTGACGCTACTGGACGGCAAGGGCAGGCGCCTGCAGATGCGCGAGCACATCGTGCCGCTGCTGCCCGATGCCGTGACAGCACTGGACGCGATGACGGGCGACGCGGGCGCGTACCTGTTCACGCTGGACGCCGGCAAGCACGGCGCGGGTTATCACACTGTGCGCACGATCGTGGGGCAGGTCGCTGCCGATATGGTCGAGGCCGGGGAAGTGGCCGCGACGTTCACACCGGGCGAGCTGCGAATTACCGTCGAGACGCGGCTGGCTGCTGCCGGCGTATCCCGTGAAACTCGCGCGCAGCTGCAGTCGCATGGACTGGGCGGCGTGCAGGGGAAGCACTACGACAAACACTCGTATATGGACGAAAAGCGCGAGGCGTTGGCGACGTTGCGCCAGTTGCTGGAGCCCGCCGGGAAGGTGGTGCTGATGCGGAGGAAGCGGGCATGA
- a CDS encoding PEP-CTERM sorting domain-containing protein, giving the protein MKRILILTGIALAALTVLPSQVAATPISTTIDLNIVFAGNTPDGSAPWLRAQFTSSVGSNTGTLVLSSLMTGPDFEQGLSNEKSTVGWAFYLNQALSPSGIICTAGTCAGNGALYNASGFNTGPVPGTFNLAFGWSPSGRFMGGDSATYDLTFLSLLTGNPFVENGSSWSSVAHVQGIAGDCSGWIVSGDGTGAEGSGPCTRTTVPEPGMLGMFGLGLLFAGLFLGLRRRYH; this is encoded by the coding sequence GTGAAAAGAATCCTGATTCTGACGGGTATTGCTCTGGCCGCACTGACCGTGCTGCCCTCGCAGGTCGCCGCGACCCCCATCTCGACCACCATCGATCTCAACATCGTTTTTGCCGGCAATACGCCGGATGGCAGTGCGCCCTGGCTCAGAGCTCAGTTCACTTCCTCCGTGGGTTCGAATACGGGAACGCTGGTGCTGTCTTCCCTTATGACCGGGCCGGATTTTGAACAGGGATTGAGCAATGAAAAATCCACCGTCGGCTGGGCCTTTTATCTCAATCAGGCGCTCTCTCCCTCTGGGATCATATGCACCGCAGGTACTTGCGCGGGCAACGGCGCGTTATACAACGCGAGCGGTTTCAATACGGGCCCGGTGCCGGGTACGTTCAACCTTGCCTTCGGCTGGTCGCCCAGTGGCCGGTTCATGGGCGGCGATTCAGCAACCTATGATCTGACGTTCTTGAGCCTGCTGACGGGTAATCCGTTTGTGGAGAACGGCAGCAGCTGGTCATCGGTGGCACACGTTCAGGGCATTGCCGGTGACTGCAGCGGCTGGATCGTGTCGGGGGATGGAACCGGTGCCGAGGGCAGCGGGCCCTGCACCCGCACGACGGTGCCGGAGCCTGGCATGCTGGGCATGTTCGGCCTCGGTCTGTTGTTTGCCGGACTGTTCCTGGGTTTGCGCCGGCGTTACCACTGA
- a CDS encoding PEP-CTERM sorting domain-containing protein (PEP-CTERM proteins occur, often in large numbers, in the proteomes of bacteria that also encode an exosortase, a predicted intramembrane cysteine proteinase. The presence of a PEP-CTERM domain at a protein's C-terminus predicts cleavage within the sorting domain, followed by covalent anchoring to some some component of the (usually Gram-negative) cell surface. Many PEP-CTERM proteins exhibit an unusual sequence composition that includes large numbers of potential glycosylation sites. Expression of one such protein has been shown restore the ability of a bacterium to form floc, a type of biofilm.): MLKKKSIGVALACALALGAWSGTTLATPINVNGVHWDTSSPFDLTIQSLNLRETSVAAVGDILTGYGQIGSINGSNSFCTGCDLTFTFTYTVHSIIGNQVAFDMGSFQFYTQAAGSFDFGNPTSVGGTPWLTLTGHTAPRAGFADPFGQLYATVNGTISNPTLGSAGFGLVDATGGPANFFVNTNTIFDGIGGFADFSLASSFQTFPASTCTSISPDPTNICHYPIEGNGNLIGRSTVPEPSEMGLLGLGLAFLGLLVGRRRKETEGRA; encoded by the coding sequence ATGTTGAAGAAGAAAAGCATCGGAGTCGCACTCGCATGCGCGCTGGCGCTGGGTGCGTGGAGCGGGACGACGCTGGCGACACCCATCAACGTGAACGGCGTCCACTGGGATACCAGCAGTCCGTTCGACCTGACCATTCAGTCGCTCAACCTTCGCGAAACCTCGGTTGCGGCCGTCGGCGACATACTTACGGGTTACGGCCAGATCGGTTCGATCAACGGCAGCAACAGCTTTTGCACGGGTTGCGATCTCACGTTCACCTTCACCTACACGGTGCACAGCATCATCGGCAACCAGGTCGCGTTCGACATGGGAAGTTTCCAGTTCTACACGCAAGCTGCCGGGAGCTTCGACTTCGGCAACCCTACCTCGGTCGGCGGTACGCCGTGGCTCACCTTGACGGGCCATACCGCTCCGCGTGCGGGCTTTGCGGATCCCTTCGGGCAACTTTACGCCACAGTCAACGGGACCATCAGCAATCCCACGCTTGGCTCAGCCGGATTCGGCTTGGTGGATGCCACGGGAGGCCCGGCGAACTTCTTTGTCAACACCAACACCATTTTTGACGGCATTGGCGGATTCGCGGATTTTTCGCTCGCTTCGTCGTTCCAAACCTTCCCGGCTAGCACCTGTACGTCAATTTCTCCCGACCCAACCAATATCTGCCACTATCCGATCGAGGGTAACGGTAATTTGATCGGCAGGTCGACAGTACCCGAGCCGAGTGAGATGGGCCTGCTGGGCCTTGGCTTGGCCTTCCTGGGCTTGCTTGTCGGGCGGCGCCGCAAAGAGACCGAGGGGCGCGCATAG
- a CDS encoding ThiF family adenylyltransferase, whose amino-acid sequence MMSDAPDTTEPFDYATAFSRTIGWITATEQARLRSRRVAIAGLGGVGGSHLLTLTRLGIQSFNLADLDRFGTENLNRQAGAFQSTIGQPKVDVVSRMARDINPDLDINKFPGGVTVDNMEQFLSGVDLYVDGLDFFVLDIRAKLFALCAEHGIPAVTAAPLGMGAAVLAFLPGQMTFEEYFRLEGKTTDEQLLRFMVGLAPAVLHQGYLVDPSAVDLVNHRGPSTPMACEICAGIAGTQALKILLGRGKVLAAPRGLHFDAYRNKLARTWRPGGNNNPLQRLLLAVARRRFMRH is encoded by the coding sequence ATGATGTCTGATGCACCGGACACGACTGAGCCGTTCGACTACGCAACGGCATTCAGCCGGACGATCGGCTGGATAACCGCGACCGAGCAGGCGAGGCTTCGTTCCAGGCGCGTGGCGATCGCCGGACTCGGCGGTGTCGGCGGCAGCCATCTGTTGACCCTGACCCGACTCGGTATCCAGTCGTTCAATCTGGCGGATCTCGATCGTTTCGGCACGGAAAATCTGAACCGGCAGGCCGGGGCGTTCCAGTCGACCATCGGCCAGCCCAAAGTCGACGTCGTGTCCCGCATGGCGCGGGATATCAACCCGGATCTGGACATCAACAAGTTCCCCGGCGGCGTCACCGTCGACAACATGGAGCAGTTCCTGTCCGGGGTGGATCTGTACGTCGACGGGCTGGACTTTTTCGTGCTCGATATCCGTGCCAAGCTGTTTGCCCTGTGCGCCGAGCACGGCATTCCGGCGGTTACCGCGGCGCCGTTGGGCATGGGTGCTGCGGTGCTGGCGTTCCTGCCGGGTCAGATGACATTCGAAGAGTATTTCCGGTTGGAAGGGAAAACGACCGACGAGCAGTTGCTGCGCTTCATGGTGGGTTTGGCGCCTGCGGTGCTGCATCAAGGCTATCTGGTCGACCCGTCCGCGGTGGACCTGGTCAACCACCGGGGACCATCGACGCCCATGGCATGTGAAATCTGCGCCGGGATAGCCGGCACCCAGGCGTTGAAGATCCTGCTTGGCAGGGGCAAGGTGCTCGCGGCACCCCGCGGCCTGCACTTCGATGCCTACCGCAACAAGCTTGCACGTACGTGGCGACCGGGGGGCAACAACAACCCGCTGCAGCGGCTGCTTCTGGCCGTGGCGCGTCGCCGTTTCATGCGCCACTAG
- the wecB gene encoding UDP-N-acetylglucosamine 2-epimerase (non-hydrolyzing) encodes MQRLRIDLIAAARPNFMKVAPLFHALHEQPWCRLRLVHTGQHYDQNMSEAFFRDLKLPPPDLHLGVGSGSHAKQTANVMLAYEEACTGDRPDLVVVVGDVNSTVACALVGAKLHIPVAHLEAGLRSGDRRMPEEINRLVTDTLADILWTPSPDADEHLAAEGVPPEKITRVGNIMIDSYELMREHIDAAGERRRLGLENRAYAVVTLHRPSNVDAPGPLTALVTQLIRMAARLPLVFPVHPRTRKNLEAFGLWSKLADAPNLQVIEPLGYVDFMNLACGAHLTITDSGGIQEETTYLGIPCLTLRTTTERPITITEGTNRLVTAAELVPAMDEILAGRWPHGRKPQLWDGHAAARVAADIRRRLLSVPPRVAEATTVPATVNQRTLGNA; translated from the coding sequence ATGCAGCGGCTCAGGATTGATTTGATCGCGGCCGCGCGACCCAACTTCATGAAGGTCGCGCCGCTGTTCCATGCGTTGCACGAGCAGCCGTGGTGCCGCTTGCGGCTGGTGCACACCGGCCAGCATTACGACCAGAACATGTCGGAAGCCTTTTTTCGTGACCTGAAGTTGCCGCCGCCGGATCTGCACCTGGGCGTGGGCAGCGGCAGCCACGCGAAGCAAACCGCCAACGTGATGCTTGCCTACGAAGAGGCCTGCACTGGGGACCGACCGGACCTGGTCGTGGTGGTCGGGGATGTCAATTCAACGGTGGCCTGCGCTCTGGTCGGCGCGAAACTGCACATCCCGGTCGCGCACCTGGAGGCCGGGTTGCGCAGCGGCGACCGCCGGATGCCCGAGGAAATCAACCGACTGGTGACCGACACGCTGGCGGACATCCTGTGGACGCCGTCGCCGGACGCGGACGAGCACCTCGCCGCCGAAGGCGTGCCGCCGGAAAAGATCACCCGCGTCGGCAACATCATGATCGATTCCTACGAACTCATGCGCGAGCACATCGATGCCGCTGGCGAGCGGCGCCGACTCGGGCTGGAGAATCGCGCGTACGCGGTGGTGACCCTGCATCGCCCATCCAACGTGGACGCACCCGGTCCGCTCACGGCGCTGGTCACTCAACTGATCCGCATGGCGGCCAGATTGCCGCTGGTGTTTCCGGTGCACCCGCGCACCCGCAAGAACCTGGAAGCCTTCGGCCTATGGTCGAAACTGGCAGACGCGCCCAACCTGCAAGTGATCGAACCGCTCGGTTACGTGGACTTCATGAACCTGGCGTGCGGTGCGCACCTGACCATCACGGATTCGGGCGGTATCCAGGAGGAAACCACCTATCTCGGCATACCCTGCCTGACATTGCGCACCACGACCGAGCGGCCGATCACGATCACGGAAGGCACCAACCGCTTGGTGACTGCCGCCGAGCTGGTGCCCGCGATGGACGAGATTCTCGCCGGTCGCTGGCCGCATGGTCGCAAGCCCCAACTTTGGGACGGACATGCCGCGGCACGCGTTGCGGCCGACATTCGCCGGCGCCTGCTGAGCGTACCGCCACGCGTTGCCGAAGCAACGACGGTTCCCGCCACCGTCAACCAGCGTACGCTGGGCAATGCCTGA
- the prsK gene encoding XrtA/PEP-CTERM system histidine kinase PrsK, translated as MHVIIIASYLTAAAAFLAGTALLGVSWRGQRTGALLILATLVSVLWGVFLAYAEWQHTVAVNWVLLAEVLRYGAWIVFVGALFSAWPMSGLLRGLHVVAHALWVVLALYCLGPATGFPRATGLPFSVNVPLIGMLLLALTGVVFLEQIYRNVQLEQRWALKFLVIALGLLFAYDIFLYSYAMLYRQFNASAWAARGFIDALLVPLLLVAAARNPQWSLDVGVSRRAVFYSTSLLVVALYIIATAIGGYYVRLYGGDWGRVAEITLVCFALLLVLLIAFSGQARSRLRVFLHKNFFSFRHDYREEWLRLTATLSASDTELSQRAVRAIAQIMDSPAGALFMRGDADEFVPEARWNMPTPAGLKLPAGMPAFGLMRTRRWIYDLSEPPPLGDEQLRAPPELTDLPRAWLLVPLVLEDRLVGFVVLAQARARRAFDWEDIDLLRAAGSQVAGIMAQAADARRLAEARQFEGFNRLTAFLMHDLKNLAAQQSLLLQNAERHKHNPAFVDDMLATVANSVQRISRLLEQLRGDAAPAKHGRVPLAAVLDKALDECRAQSPRPEYLPVTDDLWVQTDTEQLATVLGHVIRNAQDAAQAHGHVMLRVKRESGHATIEIEDDGVGMDEEFIRNRLFKPFFTTKASKGMGIGAYQARAYVHSLGGTMRVNSTPGQGSVFTIQLPLAEPAGAAIVADKPQTAP; from the coding sequence ATGCACGTCATCATCATCGCCAGTTACTTGACCGCCGCCGCCGCGTTCCTCGCCGGCACGGCGCTGCTTGGCGTCAGTTGGCGCGGTCAGCGCACTGGTGCCCTGCTGATCCTGGCCACGCTGGTCTCGGTCCTGTGGGGCGTGTTTCTGGCTTACGCCGAATGGCAGCATACGGTGGCGGTCAACTGGGTGCTGCTGGCCGAGGTTCTGCGCTACGGCGCCTGGATCGTTTTCGTGGGCGCCCTGTTCAGCGCCTGGCCGATGTCCGGCCTGCTCCGCGGCTTGCACGTCGTTGCGCATGCGCTCTGGGTCGTGCTCGCCCTCTACTGCCTGGGGCCGGCGACGGGTTTCCCGCGCGCGACCGGGCTGCCGTTCAGCGTCAACGTACCGCTGATCGGCATGCTGCTGCTCGCCCTCACTGGCGTGGTGTTTCTCGAACAGATCTACCGCAACGTGCAACTGGAACAACGCTGGGCGCTCAAATTCCTGGTGATCGCGCTCGGCCTGCTGTTCGCCTACGACATCTTTCTGTATTCCTACGCGATGCTCTACCGGCAGTTCAACGCCAGCGCGTGGGCGGCGCGCGGCTTCATCGATGCCTTGCTGGTACCGCTGTTGCTGGTGGCGGCGGCGCGCAACCCGCAGTGGTCGCTGGATGTGGGGGTATCGCGGCGCGCGGTGTTCTATTCCACGAGCCTGCTGGTGGTCGCGCTTTACATCATCGCCACGGCGATCGGCGGTTATTACGTGCGCCTGTATGGCGGCGACTGGGGCCGGGTGGCGGAAATCACGCTCGTCTGCTTCGCGCTGCTGCTGGTGCTGTTGATCGCATTCTCCGGCCAGGCGCGATCGCGCCTGCGGGTATTTCTGCACAAGAACTTCTTCAGCTTCCGCCACGACTATCGCGAAGAATGGCTGCGGCTGACCGCTACGCTGTCTGCCAGCGACACGGAGTTGTCGCAGCGCGCGGTACGCGCGATCGCGCAGATCATGGACAGCCCGGCCGGCGCGCTGTTCATGCGCGGCGACGCCGATGAATTCGTACCGGAAGCGCGCTGGAACATGCCGACGCCAGCCGGCCTGAAGCTTCCGGCCGGCATGCCGGCGTTCGGGCTCATGCGCACGCGCCGGTGGATTTATGACTTGAGCGAACCGCCGCCGCTGGGTGACGAACAACTGCGGGCGCCGCCCGAATTGACTGACCTGCCGCGCGCATGGCTGCTGGTGCCACTGGTGCTGGAAGACCGGCTCGTCGGTTTCGTGGTACTGGCGCAAGCGCGCGCGCGCCGCGCGTTCGATTGGGAGGACATTGATTTGCTCCGGGCAGCCGGCAGTCAGGTGGCCGGCATCATGGCGCAGGCGGCCGATGCCCGGCGCCTGGCCGAGGCGCGCCAGTTTGAGGGCTTCAACCGGCTCACCGCGTTCCTGATGCACGACCTCAAGAACCTCGCAGCCCAGCAATCGTTGCTGCTGCAGAACGCCGAACGCCACAAGCACAATCCGGCGTTCGTGGACGACATGCTCGCGACCGTGGCAAATTCAGTGCAGCGCATCTCGCGCCTGCTCGAGCAGTTGCGCGGCGATGCGGCACCGGCCAAACACGGTCGCGTGCCACTGGCGGCGGTGCTCGACAAGGCGCTCGACGAGTGCCGCGCGCAGTCGCCGCGACCGGAGTACCTGCCGGTCACTGACGACCTGTGGGTGCAGACAGATACCGAACAGCTGGCCACGGTGCTCGGTCACGTAATCCGCAACGCCCAGGATGCAGCGCAGGCCCACGGTCATGTCATGCTGAGAGTCAAGCGCGAATCCGGACACGCCACCATTGAAATCGAGGATGACGGAGTAGGCATGGACGAGGAATTCATCCGCAATCGGCTGTTCAAGCCATTTTTCACCACCAAGGCAAGCAAGGGCATGGGCATCGGCGCCTATCAGGCTCGCGCGTACGTGCATTCGCTGGGCGGAACGATGCGTGTGAACAGCACCCCGGGCCAAGGCAGCGTGTTCACGATTCAATTGCCGCTGGCCGAGCCCGCCGGAGCCGCCATAGTGGCGGACAAGCCGCAGACCGCGCCATGA
- the prsR gene encoding PEP-CTERM-box response regulator transcription factor, with amino-acid sequence MNQKQRCLLIVEDDAGLQRQLRWSFEDYDVVMAGDRPTALALLRRHEPAVVLQDLGLPPDATGTSEGFATIAEILRDAPHTKIVVVTGNGDRDNAVKSIGCGAYDFCSKPLELEVLRLIVDRAFRVHELEAENRKLRSQPTTVLEGIIGSSEAMLDAYRLIEKVSPSNATVLLLGETGTGKEVFARAVHRLSTRCDGPFVAINCAAIPETLLEAELFGHEKGAYTGAHKQTKGKIELAVNGTLLLDEIGDMPFALQAKLLRFLEERVVERIGGRELIPVDVRIICATHQDLPALISAGRFREDLFYRISEVTIRLPPLRERAGDIAPLARHFLEQAASRHGRAVHGFTAKALKAIEACPWRGNVRELENAVNSAVIMADGKQIELEELHLGAASNDILDLRKVRNDAEKRAIQRALTQAGGNLSHVAGLLGISRPTLYDLLDKHGLKKPTDAD; translated from the coding sequence ATGAACCAGAAGCAGCGCTGCCTGTTGATCGTCGAGGACGATGCCGGCCTGCAGCGCCAGCTGCGCTGGAGCTTCGAGGATTACGACGTGGTCATGGCCGGTGATCGGCCGACCGCGCTCGCCCTGCTGCGCCGCCATGAGCCGGCGGTGGTGCTGCAGGATCTGGGCTTGCCCCCGGACGCCACCGGCACCTCCGAGGGCTTCGCCACGATCGCGGAAATCCTGCGGGACGCACCGCACACCAAGATCGTCGTGGTCACCGGCAACGGCGACCGTGACAACGCGGTCAAGTCCATCGGCTGCGGCGCCTACGATTTCTGCTCCAAGCCACTGGAGTTGGAAGTCCTGCGCCTGATCGTGGATCGCGCATTCCGCGTGCATGAACTGGAGGCCGAGAACCGCAAGCTCAGAAGCCAGCCGACCACGGTGCTCGAAGGCATCATCGGCAGCAGTGAAGCCATGCTCGATGCCTACCGGCTGATAGAGAAGGTCAGTCCTTCCAACGCCACCGTCCTGCTGCTCGGCGAAACCGGCACCGGCAAGGAGGTGTTCGCGCGTGCGGTGCACCGCCTGAGTACGCGGTGCGACGGGCCATTCGTGGCAATCAACTGCGCGGCCATTCCTGAAACCCTGCTGGAAGCCGAGCTGTTTGGCCACGAGAAAGGCGCCTACACCGGCGCGCACAAGCAGACCAAGGGCAAGATCGAACTGGCGGTCAACGGCACCCTGCTGCTCGACGAGATTGGCGACATGCCGTTTGCGCTACAGGCCAAGCTGCTGCGGTTTTTGGAGGAGCGGGTGGTCGAGCGCATCGGTGGACGGGAACTGATTCCGGTGGATGTGCGCATCATCTGCGCGACGCATCAGGACCTGCCGGCGCTGATCAGTGCAGGGCGCTTCCGCGAGGATTTGTTTTACCGCATCAGCGAAGTGACCATCCGGCTTCCGCCGCTGCGTGAACGTGCCGGTGACATAGCGCCCCTGGCACGGCATTTTCTCGAGCAGGCGGCCAGCCGCCATGGCCGCGCAGTCCATGGTTTTACCGCCAAGGCGCTCAAGGCCATCGAGGCGTGCCCGTGGCGCGGCAACGTGCGCGAGTTGGAAAACGCGGTCAACAGCGCAGTCATCATGGCGGACGGGAAGCAGATCGAGCTGGAGGAGTTGCACCTTGGTGCGGCCAGCAATGATATTCTGGACTTGCGCAAAGTACGAAACGACGCTGAAAAACGCGCGATCCAGCGGGCTCTGACCCAGGCCGGCGGCAACCTCTCGCATGTCGCCGGCTTGCTCGGGATCAGCCGCCCGACGCTCTATGATCTTCTGGACAAGCATGGCTTGAAAAAGCCTACCGATGCAGATTGA